Proteins co-encoded in one Amaranthus tricolor cultivar Red isolate AtriRed21 chromosome 7, ASM2621246v1, whole genome shotgun sequence genomic window:
- the LOC130817532 gene encoding pleiotropic drug resistance protein 1-like isoform X1: protein MEPNSSEAELCRVGSGRSSVWRDSGREVFSSFRDEEDDEESLKWAALEKLPTYDRVRKGILSDISGPVREIDVDKLGLHEKKQLLERLVKIAQQDHENFLLRLRERIDRVGIEIPTIEVRYEHVNVEAEVLVGSRGLPSVLNFFTNTIEGFLNLLHVLPNRRKPFTILHDVSGSIKPGRLTLLLGPPGSGKTTLLLALAGKLAKDLKFSGSVTYNGHTMNEFVPQRSAAYISQHDVHTGEMTVRETLAFSARVQGVGTNYDMLVELARREKAAKIKPDADIDVYMKAAAMEGQEASILTEYILKILGLENCADTMVGNEMIRGISGGQRKRLTTGEMLVGPAKALFMDEISTGLDSSTTFQIVNSIRQSIHILKGTALISLLQPAPETYDLFDDIVLLADGQIVYQGPREHVLEFFEYMGFRCPERKGAADFLQEVTSRKDQGQYWFAQDKPYRFVAVKEFAESFLSFHVGRKIVNELSLPFDKSKSHPAALTTETYGLGKIELFKACMSREALLMKRNKFVYVFKAFQLILTALVTSTLFLRSYMHKRNVQDGMVYMGAIFFAQTQILFNGFAELALAIAKLPVFYKQRDLRFYPAWAYCIPAWILKVPISIIETALWAGITYYVIGYDSNVGRFFKHYLVLLSLHQMASALFKCNAGLGRNMVVANTFGTGAIVMLILLGGFIMSRKTIRKWWLWGYWISPLQYGQNALSVNEFLGHSWNNSNLGVAVLESRGLFTHAHWYWIGLGALVGYVFLLNGFYTWTMTYLNPLGKPQAVLSEEELEEKQANLTGEVYEMVTSKSKSRSFSSQRSVDIQEVNENSIRGMVLPFEPLCVTFDEIRYSVDMPTEMKAQGVTDDKLELLKGVSGTFRPGVLTALMGVSGAGKTTLMDVLAGRKTEGYIDGDIRISGYPKNQETFARVSGYCEQADIHSPHVTVEESLMFSAWLRLSSDVSEETRKMFVEEVMELVELDMLRHALVGLPGVNGLSTEQRKRLTIAVELVANPSIIFMDEPTSGLDARAAAIVMRTVRNTVNTGRTVVCTIHQPSIDIFDAFDELLLLKRGGEQIFSGPIGRHGSQLIIYFEAINGVQKIKDAYNPATWMLEVTSSAQENALEVDFAQIYKSSDLYRRTKALITEHSVPAPGSKDLYFRTQYSQSSLVQFRACLWKLHYSYWRNTMYTAMRLLFAALVGVVFGSVFWKIGKGRNTQQNLFNAMGSIFSAVIFLGIQNSSGVQPVVFVERTVFYRERAAGMYSALPYAFAQVIIELPYNFFQTMFYGVTVYAMMGFEWTVAKFFWYLFFMYFTLLYFTYYGMMCVGLTPNPSVSAIISAAFYGVWNLFAGFLIPRPKIPVWWRWYYWSCPIAWSLYGLLVSQFGDYDGNADRLQDVDGNPTVREFLSSYFGYRRDFLGPVVSVILGFNVLFAVVYAYSIKTFNFQRR from the exons ATGGAACCCAATAGTAGTGAAGCAGAATTGTGTAGAGTAGGAAGTGGTCGTTCATCAGTATGGAGAGATAGTGGAAGAGAAGTCTTTTCGTCGTTTcgagatgaagaagatgatgaagaatcacTGAAATGGGCTGCACTTGAGAAATTACCAACATATGATCGCGTTAGGAAAGGAATATTGAGTGATATTTCAGGTCCTGTTAGAGAAATTGATGTTGATAAGCTTGGTTTACATGAAAAGAAACAACTTCTAGAAAGACTTGTTAAGATTGCTCAACAAGATCATGAAAACTTCTTGCTTAGACTCAGAGAACGTATTGATAG AGTTGGAATTGAAATCCCAACAATTGAGGTAAGATATGAGCATGTGAATGTTGAAGCTGAAGTTTTAGTGGGAAGCAGAGGTTTACCTTCTGTATTGAATTTCTTCACCAATACAATAGAG GGTTTCTTGAATCTCCTCCATGTTCTTCCGAATAGGAGAAAACCATTCACAATCCTTCATGATGTGAGTGGAAGCATCAAGCCTGGAAG ATTGACATTACTTCTAGGTCCTCCTGGCTCTGGAAAGACTACATTGCTTCTGGCATTGGCTGGTAAACTTGCCAAAGATCTTAAG TTTTCAGGAAGTGTGACCTACAATGGACATACAATGAATGAGTTTGTTCCGCAAAGGAGCGCAGCATATATCAGTCAACATGACGTTCACACTGGAGAGATGACGGTTAGAGAAACATTAGCTTTTTCAGCAAGAGTTCAAGGGGTTGGAACAAACTATG ATATGTTGGTTGAATTGGCAAGACGAGAGAAAGCTGCCAAAATTAAGCCTGATGCTGATATTGATGTATATATGAAG GCAGCGGCAATGGAGGGGCAGGAGGCCAGTATACTTACTGAATACATTCTCAAG ATTTTGGGACTTGAAAATTGTGCTGATACAATGGTTGGCAATGAAATGATAAGGGGTATTTCTGGAGGTCAAAGAAAACGACTTACCACTG GAGAAATGCTAGTTGGCCCAGCAAAAGCACTTTTTATGGATGAAATATCAACAGGTTTAGATAGTTCTACAACATTTCAGATTGTCAACTCAATCAGGCAATCTATTCATATCCTAAAAGGAACTGCTCTAATATCTCTACTCCAGCCTGCTCCCGAGACATATGACCTCTTTGATGATATAGTACTTCTTGCTGATGGACAAATTGTGTATCAAGGCCCTCGAGAACATGTGCTTGAGTTCTTTGAATACATGGGCTTCAGGTGTCCGGAGAGAAAGGGAGCTGCTGACTTTTTACAAGAA GTTACTTCAAGGAAAGATCAGGGGCAGTATTGGTTTGCTCAGGACAAGCCTTATAGATTTGTTGCTGTTAAAGAGTTTGCAGAATCTTTTCTGTCATTTCATGTTGGCAGAAAAATCGTTAACGAGCTTTCCCTTCCTTTTGATAAATCAAAAAGCCACCCAGCCGCTTTAACAACAGAGACATATGGACTTGGTAAAATAGAATTGTTTAAAGCTTGTATGTCTAGAGAAGCATTATTGATGAAGAGAAACAAATTTGTCTATGTTTTTAAGGCATTTCAA CTCATTCTGACTGCACTTGTGACTTCAACATTGTTTTTGAGGTCCTATATGCATAAGAGAAATGTACAAGATGGAATGGTTTACATGGGTGCAATCTTCTTTGCTCAAACTCAAATCCTTTTCAATGGGTTTGCTGAGCTTGCATTAGCAATAGCAAAGCTTCCAGTCTTCTATAAGCAGAGAGATTTGCGATTCTATCCTGCTTGGGCTTATTGCATACCTGCATGGATTCTTAAAGTACCTATATCTATTATAGAAACAGCCCTTTGGGCAGGAATAACTTACTATGTCATTGGCTATGACTCTAATGTGGGAAGATTCTTCAAGCATTATCTTGTGCTCTTAAGCCTTCACCAAATGGCTTCAGCGCTATTCAAATGCAATGCGGGACTTGGAAGAAATATGGTTGTGGCCAACACATTTGGCACGGGTGCTATCGTTATGCTAATTTTGTTGGGTGGATTCATCATGTCTCGAA AAACCATAAGAAAATGGTGGTTGTGGGGCTACTGGATCTCACCATTGCAATATGGGCAGAATGCTCTCTCGGTTAATGAATTCCTCGGGCATAGTTGGAACAACTCAAATTTAGGAGTAGCTGTTTTGGAGTCTCGTGGGTTGTTCACACATGCACATTGgtattggattggacttggagcTTTAGTAGGATATGTTTTCTTGTTGAATGGATTCTATACGTGGACTATGACATATTTGAATC CACTCGGTAAACCTCAGGCTGTGTTGTCTGAAGAGGAATTGGAAGAAAAACAAGCCAATTTAACTGGTGAAGTTTATGAGATGGTCACCAGCAAAAGCAAAAGCAGATCATTTAGTTCTC AAAGGAGTGTTGATATTCAAGAAGTTAACGAAAACTCAATAAGAGGAATGGTTTTGccttttgaaccactttgtgtTACCTTTGACGAAATCAGATACTCAGTAGACATGCCTACC GAAATGAAAGCACAGGGTGTTACTGATGACAAACTAGAGCTACTGAAGGGTGTGAGTGGTACTTTTAGGCCTGGAGTGTTGACAGCACTTATGGGTGTTAGTGGTGCTGGAAAAACCACCCTTATGGATGTGTTAGCTGGTAGGAAAACCGAGGGATACATTGATGGAGATATCAGAATATCAGGCTACCCAAAGAATCAAGAAACTTTTGCCCGAGTTTCAGGATATTGTGAGCAGGCTGATATCCACTCTCCTCATGTCACCGTTGAAGAATCCCTGATGTTTTCAGCATGGCTTCGGTTATCCTCTGATGTGTCCGAAGAAACAAGAAAG ATGTTTGTGGAAGAGGTGATGGAACTAGTGGAATTGGACATGTTAAGGCATGCACTCGTAGGACTTCCAGGAGTAAACGGCCTGTCAACCGAGCAGCGCAAGAGACTAACAATTGCAGTTGAACTTGTTGCCAATCCTTCTATAATCTTCATGGATGAACCAACATCTGGGCTTGATGCTAGAGCTGCTGCAATTGTGATGAGGACTGTCAGAAACACAGTTAATACAGGGCGAACTGTAGTTTGCACTATCCACCAGCCTAGCATTGATATTTTTGATGCATTTGATGAG TTGCTACTACTAAAGCGAGGTGGAGAACAGATCTTTTCTGGTCCTATAGGCCGCCATGGTTCTCAACTTATCATATACTTTGAG GCAATAAATGGCGTACAAAAGATCAAAGACGCCTATAATCCAGCAACTTGGATGTTGGAGGTAACATCATCAGCTCAGGAAAACGCACTTGAAGTCGACTTTGCTCAAATTTACAAGTCTTCGGATCTCTACAG GAGAACAAAAGCATTGATAACAGAACATAGTGTTCCAGCTCCAGGATCAAAGGACTTGTACTTCCGTACTCAATATTCACAATCTTCTCTGGTCCAATTCAGAGCTTGCCTATGGAAACTCCATTATTCGTATTGGCGTAACACCATGTACACCGCAATGAGACTCCTCTTTGCAGCCCTTGTTGGGGTTGTGTTTGGGTCTGTTTTCTGGAAGATCGGAAAAGGGAG AAATACCCAACAAAATTTGTTCAATGCAATGGGTTCAATATTCTCCGCAGTTATCTTCCTTGGCATTCAGAACTCGTCAGGAGTTCAGCCAGTTGTGTTTGTGGAAAGGACAGTGTTTTACAGAGAAAGAGCAGCAGGAATGTATTCGGCTTTGCCTTATGCATTTGCACAA GTAATCATTGAGCTTCCTTACAATTTCTTCCAAACAATGTTTTATGGGGTTACAGTATACGCTATGATGGGATTCGAGTGGACAGTGGCCAAGTTCTTTTGGTACCTCTTCTTTATGTACTTCACATTGCTCTACTTCACATACTATGGCATGATGTGTGTTGGTCTAACCCCCAACCCAAGCGTGTCTGCGATCATATCTGCGGCCTTCTATGGTGTTTGGAACCTTTTCGCAGGATTCCTTATTCCTAGACCC AAAATTCCAGTGTGGTGGAGATGGTACTACTGGTCATGCCCTATAGCTTGGAGCTTGTACGGATTGCTAGTCTCACAATTTGGTGATTACGATGGTAATGCAGATAGACTCCAGGATGTTGATGGAAATCCAACTGTGAGGGAATTTTTGAGTAGCTATTTTGGTTATCGGCGGGACTTCTTGGGACCTGTTGTTAGTGTAATCCTGGGTTTTAATGTTCTATTTGCAGTGGTTTATGCCTATTCGATCAAGACCTTTAACTTCCAGAGAAGATAA
- the LOC130817532 gene encoding pleiotropic drug resistance protein 1-like isoform X2, with amino-acid sequence MNEFVPQRSAAYISQHDVHTGEMTVRETLAFSARVQGVGTNYDMLVELARREKAAKIKPDADIDVYMKAAAMEGQEASILTEYILKILGLENCADTMVGNEMIRGISGGQRKRLTTGEMLVGPAKALFMDEISTGLDSSTTFQIVNSIRQSIHILKGTALISLLQPAPETYDLFDDIVLLADGQIVYQGPREHVLEFFEYMGFRCPERKGAADFLQEVTSRKDQGQYWFAQDKPYRFVAVKEFAESFLSFHVGRKIVNELSLPFDKSKSHPAALTTETYGLGKIELFKACMSREALLMKRNKFVYVFKAFQLILTALVTSTLFLRSYMHKRNVQDGMVYMGAIFFAQTQILFNGFAELALAIAKLPVFYKQRDLRFYPAWAYCIPAWILKVPISIIETALWAGITYYVIGYDSNVGRFFKHYLVLLSLHQMASALFKCNAGLGRNMVVANTFGTGAIVMLILLGGFIMSRKTIRKWWLWGYWISPLQYGQNALSVNEFLGHSWNNSNLGVAVLESRGLFTHAHWYWIGLGALVGYVFLLNGFYTWTMTYLNPLGKPQAVLSEEELEEKQANLTGEVYEMVTSKSKSRSFSSQRSVDIQEVNENSIRGMVLPFEPLCVTFDEIRYSVDMPTEMKAQGVTDDKLELLKGVSGTFRPGVLTALMGVSGAGKTTLMDVLAGRKTEGYIDGDIRISGYPKNQETFARVSGYCEQADIHSPHVTVEESLMFSAWLRLSSDVSEETRKMFVEEVMELVELDMLRHALVGLPGVNGLSTEQRKRLTIAVELVANPSIIFMDEPTSGLDARAAAIVMRTVRNTVNTGRTVVCTIHQPSIDIFDAFDELLLLKRGGEQIFSGPIGRHGSQLIIYFEAINGVQKIKDAYNPATWMLEVTSSAQENALEVDFAQIYKSSDLYRRTKALITEHSVPAPGSKDLYFRTQYSQSSLVQFRACLWKLHYSYWRNTMYTAMRLLFAALVGVVFGSVFWKIGKGRNTQQNLFNAMGSIFSAVIFLGIQNSSGVQPVVFVERTVFYRERAAGMYSALPYAFAQVIIELPYNFFQTMFYGVTVYAMMGFEWTVAKFFWYLFFMYFTLLYFTYYGMMCVGLTPNPSVSAIISAAFYGVWNLFAGFLIPRPKIPVWWRWYYWSCPIAWSLYGLLVSQFGDYDGNADRLQDVDGNPTVREFLSSYFGYRRDFLGPVVSVILGFNVLFAVVYAYSIKTFNFQRR; translated from the exons ATGAATGAGTTTGTTCCGCAAAGGAGCGCAGCATATATCAGTCAACATGACGTTCACACTGGAGAGATGACGGTTAGAGAAACATTAGCTTTTTCAGCAAGAGTTCAAGGGGTTGGAACAAACTATG ATATGTTGGTTGAATTGGCAAGACGAGAGAAAGCTGCCAAAATTAAGCCTGATGCTGATATTGATGTATATATGAAG GCAGCGGCAATGGAGGGGCAGGAGGCCAGTATACTTACTGAATACATTCTCAAG ATTTTGGGACTTGAAAATTGTGCTGATACAATGGTTGGCAATGAAATGATAAGGGGTATTTCTGGAGGTCAAAGAAAACGACTTACCACTG GAGAAATGCTAGTTGGCCCAGCAAAAGCACTTTTTATGGATGAAATATCAACAGGTTTAGATAGTTCTACAACATTTCAGATTGTCAACTCAATCAGGCAATCTATTCATATCCTAAAAGGAACTGCTCTAATATCTCTACTCCAGCCTGCTCCCGAGACATATGACCTCTTTGATGATATAGTACTTCTTGCTGATGGACAAATTGTGTATCAAGGCCCTCGAGAACATGTGCTTGAGTTCTTTGAATACATGGGCTTCAGGTGTCCGGAGAGAAAGGGAGCTGCTGACTTTTTACAAGAA GTTACTTCAAGGAAAGATCAGGGGCAGTATTGGTTTGCTCAGGACAAGCCTTATAGATTTGTTGCTGTTAAAGAGTTTGCAGAATCTTTTCTGTCATTTCATGTTGGCAGAAAAATCGTTAACGAGCTTTCCCTTCCTTTTGATAAATCAAAAAGCCACCCAGCCGCTTTAACAACAGAGACATATGGACTTGGTAAAATAGAATTGTTTAAAGCTTGTATGTCTAGAGAAGCATTATTGATGAAGAGAAACAAATTTGTCTATGTTTTTAAGGCATTTCAA CTCATTCTGACTGCACTTGTGACTTCAACATTGTTTTTGAGGTCCTATATGCATAAGAGAAATGTACAAGATGGAATGGTTTACATGGGTGCAATCTTCTTTGCTCAAACTCAAATCCTTTTCAATGGGTTTGCTGAGCTTGCATTAGCAATAGCAAAGCTTCCAGTCTTCTATAAGCAGAGAGATTTGCGATTCTATCCTGCTTGGGCTTATTGCATACCTGCATGGATTCTTAAAGTACCTATATCTATTATAGAAACAGCCCTTTGGGCAGGAATAACTTACTATGTCATTGGCTATGACTCTAATGTGGGAAGATTCTTCAAGCATTATCTTGTGCTCTTAAGCCTTCACCAAATGGCTTCAGCGCTATTCAAATGCAATGCGGGACTTGGAAGAAATATGGTTGTGGCCAACACATTTGGCACGGGTGCTATCGTTATGCTAATTTTGTTGGGTGGATTCATCATGTCTCGAA AAACCATAAGAAAATGGTGGTTGTGGGGCTACTGGATCTCACCATTGCAATATGGGCAGAATGCTCTCTCGGTTAATGAATTCCTCGGGCATAGTTGGAACAACTCAAATTTAGGAGTAGCTGTTTTGGAGTCTCGTGGGTTGTTCACACATGCACATTGgtattggattggacttggagcTTTAGTAGGATATGTTTTCTTGTTGAATGGATTCTATACGTGGACTATGACATATTTGAATC CACTCGGTAAACCTCAGGCTGTGTTGTCTGAAGAGGAATTGGAAGAAAAACAAGCCAATTTAACTGGTGAAGTTTATGAGATGGTCACCAGCAAAAGCAAAAGCAGATCATTTAGTTCTC AAAGGAGTGTTGATATTCAAGAAGTTAACGAAAACTCAATAAGAGGAATGGTTTTGccttttgaaccactttgtgtTACCTTTGACGAAATCAGATACTCAGTAGACATGCCTACC GAAATGAAAGCACAGGGTGTTACTGATGACAAACTAGAGCTACTGAAGGGTGTGAGTGGTACTTTTAGGCCTGGAGTGTTGACAGCACTTATGGGTGTTAGTGGTGCTGGAAAAACCACCCTTATGGATGTGTTAGCTGGTAGGAAAACCGAGGGATACATTGATGGAGATATCAGAATATCAGGCTACCCAAAGAATCAAGAAACTTTTGCCCGAGTTTCAGGATATTGTGAGCAGGCTGATATCCACTCTCCTCATGTCACCGTTGAAGAATCCCTGATGTTTTCAGCATGGCTTCGGTTATCCTCTGATGTGTCCGAAGAAACAAGAAAG ATGTTTGTGGAAGAGGTGATGGAACTAGTGGAATTGGACATGTTAAGGCATGCACTCGTAGGACTTCCAGGAGTAAACGGCCTGTCAACCGAGCAGCGCAAGAGACTAACAATTGCAGTTGAACTTGTTGCCAATCCTTCTATAATCTTCATGGATGAACCAACATCTGGGCTTGATGCTAGAGCTGCTGCAATTGTGATGAGGACTGTCAGAAACACAGTTAATACAGGGCGAACTGTAGTTTGCACTATCCACCAGCCTAGCATTGATATTTTTGATGCATTTGATGAG TTGCTACTACTAAAGCGAGGTGGAGAACAGATCTTTTCTGGTCCTATAGGCCGCCATGGTTCTCAACTTATCATATACTTTGAG GCAATAAATGGCGTACAAAAGATCAAAGACGCCTATAATCCAGCAACTTGGATGTTGGAGGTAACATCATCAGCTCAGGAAAACGCACTTGAAGTCGACTTTGCTCAAATTTACAAGTCTTCGGATCTCTACAG GAGAACAAAAGCATTGATAACAGAACATAGTGTTCCAGCTCCAGGATCAAAGGACTTGTACTTCCGTACTCAATATTCACAATCTTCTCTGGTCCAATTCAGAGCTTGCCTATGGAAACTCCATTATTCGTATTGGCGTAACACCATGTACACCGCAATGAGACTCCTCTTTGCAGCCCTTGTTGGGGTTGTGTTTGGGTCTGTTTTCTGGAAGATCGGAAAAGGGAG AAATACCCAACAAAATTTGTTCAATGCAATGGGTTCAATATTCTCCGCAGTTATCTTCCTTGGCATTCAGAACTCGTCAGGAGTTCAGCCAGTTGTGTTTGTGGAAAGGACAGTGTTTTACAGAGAAAGAGCAGCAGGAATGTATTCGGCTTTGCCTTATGCATTTGCACAA GTAATCATTGAGCTTCCTTACAATTTCTTCCAAACAATGTTTTATGGGGTTACAGTATACGCTATGATGGGATTCGAGTGGACAGTGGCCAAGTTCTTTTGGTACCTCTTCTTTATGTACTTCACATTGCTCTACTTCACATACTATGGCATGATGTGTGTTGGTCTAACCCCCAACCCAAGCGTGTCTGCGATCATATCTGCGGCCTTCTATGGTGTTTGGAACCTTTTCGCAGGATTCCTTATTCCTAGACCC AAAATTCCAGTGTGGTGGAGATGGTACTACTGGTCATGCCCTATAGCTTGGAGCTTGTACGGATTGCTAGTCTCACAATTTGGTGATTACGATGGTAATGCAGATAGACTCCAGGATGTTGATGGAAATCCAACTGTGAGGGAATTTTTGAGTAGCTATTTTGGTTATCGGCGGGACTTCTTGGGACCTGTTGTTAGTGTAATCCTGGGTTTTAATGTTCTATTTGCAGTGGTTTATGCCTATTCGATCAAGACCTTTAACTTCCAGAGAAGATAA
- the LOC130818433 gene encoding uncharacterized protein LOC130818433, whose translation MQGLVEALNSVVPECEIRFCCRHIWANFKIKFPGELFKQHFWSAARAYNKNHFDREMNVIKNISIDAYAYLAAIPAKHWARHAFCSRSKSGMLLNNICEAFNNVLVEARAKPIISLMEWIRRYVMQRSAAKREGLSNFQDCYVVNLANRTCHCGSWDLIGIPCKHVVACIVLRKLDAKDFVHEAYLVETYRKTYSPKFYGMPGHKMWPTTTLAKPLPPPYRKMPGRPNKRKRKKEVGEGKGGKKAACAIKEFKQRRCGNCGEVGHYKKGCKNQPKPPPTKTKSKGGRPKMGSSSTQQSTTNDVPSSSDQQQTQLNASTSCVMDQNSQI comes from the exons ATGCAAGGTTTGGTTGAAGCTTTGAACTCAGTGGTTCCTGAATGTGAAATTAGGTTCTGCTGTAGACATATATGGGCGAACTTCAAGATCAAGTTCCCTGGAGAGTTGTTCAAACAACACTTTTGGAGTGCAGCCAGAGCCTACAACAAG AATCattttgatagagaaatgaaTGTAATAAAGAATATCTCTATTGACGCATATGCATATCTAGCTGCTATTCCTGCAAAACATTGGGCTAGGCATGCTTTTTGTAGTAGGAGTAAGTCTGGGATGTTATTGAACAATATTTGTGAGGCATTCAACAATGTGTTAGTAGAAGCAAGGGCGAAGCCTATAATTTCTCTAATGGAGTGGATTAGGAGATATGTAATGCAACGAAGCGCAGCCAAAAGGGAAGGGTTGAGTAACTTTCAAG ACTGTTACGTTGTAAACTTGGCCAATAGAACTTGCCATTGTGGAAGTTGGGACCTTATAGGGATTCCTTGCAAACATGTCGTTGCTTGTATTGTGCTTAGAAAATTAGATGCCAAAGACTTTGTCCACGAGGCGTATCTCGTAGAAACTTATCGAAAAACGTATAGTCCAAAGTTTTATGGTATGCCAGGACACAAAATGTGGCCAACAACCACTTTAGCCAAACCACTTCCTCCACCATATAgaaagatgcctggaaggcctaacaagaggaaaagaaagaaggaagttGGTGAAGGTAAAGGAGGAAAGAAGGCTGCATGTGCTATTAAAGAATTCAAGCAacggagatgtggtaattgCGGTGAAGTTGGTCACTACAAAAAGGGCTGCAAAAATCAACCTAAACCACCACCAACAAAGACCAAGTCAAAaggtggaaggcctaaaatgggaTCTTCTTCTACTCAACAATCTACAACGAATGATGTGCCTAGCTCCAGTGATCAACAACAAACGCAGTTAAATGCATCTACTTCATGTGTAATGGATCAAAATAGTCAAATATAG